The Punica granatum isolate Tunisia-2019 chromosome 4, ASM765513v2, whole genome shotgun sequence genome has a window encoding:
- the LOC116204267 gene encoding uncharacterized protein LOC116204267, with translation MAANPAAPVAVGTRGTVGSLIRKEIEYFRTVEFSDQRRSQKRPQAARSLEMGSNSIHCKAQASRPSFWFFGLSWRRKKQRVGGGFRSSMCSPSDASDIERPDDIRGFNYMILRDEFKTFQSY, from the coding sequence ATGGCAGCTAATCCGGCTGCTCCGGTCGCGGTGGGCACACGAGGAACAGTTGGGTCCCTCATTAGGAAGGAGATCGAGTATTTCAGAACCGTCGAGTTCAGCGATCAGAGGAGATCCCAGAAGAGACCCCAGGCTGCACGGTCCCTAGAGATGGGCTCAAACTCTATTCACTGTAAGGCTCAGGCCTCGAGGCCCAGTTTCTGGTTCTTTGGCTTGAGCTGGAGAAGGAAGAAGCAGAGAGTCGGGGGAGGGTTCCGATCAAGCATGTGCTCACCATCGGATGCATCGGACATCGAACGACCGGACGATATCCGTGGCTTCAATTACATGATCCTTAGGGATGAGTTCAAGACCTTCCAATCTTATTAG